A stretch of DNA from Oryza brachyantha chromosome 9, ObraRS2, whole genome shotgun sequence:
AATTCTGGCGTACAAAGGATGCAGGTGTTGACTGGATTGGTGGCGAGGAAGCTGAccaatatctatttttttgctGCGCTATAGTCTCAGTTGATCTTGTCGGTACGATATTTGCATGTTCTAGGCTTGATCGTCCAGCATATGCTCCTGACAGCCCAACAGGTACAGATGAAGTGATGCTTGTTGACAAGGTGGCAGGATAAATGGTAGACCTATCTGCTGGCTGATTGGAAAATGTTGATATCCTAGGATCTGACCCAATGCCTGGGACAGGTTTTTCCTGTGATAACCAGAGAGAGGAACCACGAGACGACGACAACAGTTGTCCTTCAGGGAGCATATCCCTATCAATTCTTGGTTCCACCTCACGCTTACCATGAAGGTCCTCTTCATGATCCTGAACAATTAAAGGACAAATCAGATTACAAGCATCTCATCCAAAATAGTGCAAAGatgaaatatatgtattgcATAGTTGAGAGCAAAGACGCAGTTAAAACTATCTAACATCATTATGTACAAGTGATTAACATGCTATATCTATCCAAGTACTGAATATGCTTTTCTAGTATAAGTTTTTGACATACCATATATGGTGCAGTTCTTCTATCTTGACCCATTGCACTTCCAAATCTTTGGAAGTTGTCTAGTTTGTGCAAGTCAGGATCCAAAGGTCCTCCCGCCTCTGCCCATTTAACCCTTTGAAAGTTCCCAACATTTCCATCATCAGGCATCCattctctttttcttgtgGAACTGGTACCTCCATAATCTGCTCCTTGAAAACGCACATCATCCCACATGTACTCTTCTTCCTCAGAATTCTTCCAGCTTTTGTTAGATGACTGCCTACCAATCCTGTCAGAATTACTAACAGGAGTTGGGAGAAGTGCAGTATCTAGACGTGCAGACCCTGATGGTTTAACATCCTTGTTTGCATAAAAACTGCTGCGCCTGTCAAACTGTTCTTCAGAAGAACCAACCCCGGCAGTATAATATGGTCCGCCACTTCCATCTTGACCTTTAGGTTTCGAGCGAACTTGAGCAGTTACCACAACAGGCTGCTGTGAAATGTTGGAGAATCCAACGGCCCTCATATCTCTATCTTGCTTTTCATGAATAGGATTGCTAAAAGGGTCCCTTTGTGCCCGCTGTGCATTCCACATATCAAAgttaaaacataaaagatgagtgtgtgtatatatatatatcaaagtaAGACATCTAAGCACttatattaatgataaaacaatgaacttACAGGCCTAGAGTTCAAAGCATCCAGCCGCCGCCCTGCACCTCTATCAATAGTTGTCCTGCTAGTCCTCTCAATATCATCACCGGAATCAGAAACGGTAGTAGTCTTAGCACCAGCTCCCAGTATCCCCTGTCGAAAGAAACATGAGATGAAAAATCACAATGGTGCAACAGTATAAAGCAGCAGTAGCAATGCTAcgaacatgttttttttaaaaaaaaaatttttaaatggagCAATATCCATCACTGTCTTTCTTGATATGACACTCAAGATGACAGAGTATTGAATAGCTACATCtagaaaatttcacaaaacaagATGTTTACTTGCCTTATTCGGTTGGAGCTGTTGCCTTGCTTCCAAATATTTTGGGTTCACATGAATACTATGGGATGGACGATTGGATTGAGAATCAGGCTTTGATGGTGCAGCGCCTGATGACCCATTGGTAGATGATTGAAAGCCAAGTTCCTTCTCAATCAATTGGAGTGAAGCTGGAGAAAACACTCCTTTCCATGTTCCAAATAGGTGCCTCATGCTATTGTGTATAGAAGAATCAACCTGCCTATATGCCTTGCAAAACACCTATAGTAACAAGGAACAACCCAAGAAAATACGGTTGATTAGGTTCATGTCATACAAAAAGAGACCAAGACTTGTTATCTTTCCATTAACCTGGTTAACTCATCTATCATGTAACAAATAAGGATAGAAGGGCGAGAAGAATTATTTACTAACCTCAGGTAATCTTGCAGAAAAATGTTTAACATAATCTTTTCCAATATTTTTGACAATACTGTCGAGTAGATAAAGAGATGGTAGCTTCTGTTCACTTGGAACCTACAAGCACAAGCAGCCAACAAATGAAATAGGCATACCCTTCTACTTATGAGAATACAATTACATAAATAGACTATACAGATTTACAATGGAAAAAGATAATCACAGAAATGTTGTTGCAATACACCAAGGGAAAGTCACTCTGCTACAACTGGTCAATAGCTGTCCCCACTAGAACAACGGGAATCTGCTACACAACAGACCAATATAAACTTGCTTTATGATCCTCACATAGAGAAAGCCCAACAATTTTCCTTCTTTTGTTAGTTGAGTTACCCCTACTTGTCAAGAAATTCAACAATATTTTGTTCAAACACACAATATGTGAAGATAACGAGCCTAGCTGAAATGCAAGAGTTAGCAGTAGGCATCATCTCCTGAGGAGAGCTGCATGTTATAAAACAAGAAGTGAACACCGCACAGTGTAGGCCATTTGTGAGGTGCAGCGTTTCCACATCCATTCATCATGATTTATACAGTTTCACCTTTACAAGAACATGCTAAACAATTCAAACATAAATGTGGCTTTCCGAAATCTGGATCCATTCCGTGTGAAATGGTCAAGATGAGGTATACAATTTGATTGAGAACAGTTTGACATGCAGCGCAGCACAAATCTGCAGACCAGATAGTGGAAGAGTAGAGATCAAAGCCTGGTATATTTTTCAACAATGGAgtgataacttttttatattttccatCACTGAACACTGCCATAGTGTGACACTTTGAACCCCCTAACAGTAATATCCTTTTGTCATGCCATGTAAGTCTGAAATTCATTCGGTGATGTTATGATCCCACAGGCGTAAAATCGTGACGCAGTTGGTTGAAATGGATTTCGCCATGAAACTTTAACAACGGTAAAGCGCATAGAACCACGGACCTTGGCATCATACAAGAGTAGTGCATGGGCAATCACACGTAGAAATGATAGGAAGTAAGAGATAGATGTAGTGCATATCGATACATTCATTAGCATGATGTTTGCATACATCAACGGAGACAAACACAGAGTTGCTCTGGGCGTGTTGTACCTTTCGTTCGAAAATTAGGTCAGTGGTAAGTTCATTAGCAAACAAGACGAGATTTGGCAACATCACAGCAAAGGGATCTCGATTAGCTATGTCATGTAGACTAGAATACAACATGGGAGCATGCGTACTGCATCTAGCACAAGACGTACATCACATCAGACTGACTGGTACTAGCTGATAGTTTTacatggagagagagagagagagagaggacaaGGGGGAATGGTATGGAATAGCatagaggaagaggaagaggaagagatgAACCTCGAGGATGTTGGCGCAGATGAGGGAGGCGATGGGCTTGGCGGCGTGGAGGTTCTCGCCGGCGATGATGGTGAGGTTGGTGATGATGGGCTTGGAGTTGAAGGTGAGCTCCGCGAGAGCGGCCCGGTACTGCACGACGAGCTCGTCCACCTGCGCCTGGTCGACGGCGCCATTGGCAGCGGCGTAAGATCTGGGATCCctgggggcgggggcggggggaggaggcgggtgCTGGGCGAGGCGAGGCTTCTTGGGGTCGGGGGCGGCGGATCTGCGAGGGGCGGAGGAGGGCTCCAtgggggcggaggaggctcgCATGGCCTAGCCTAGGGTTTGGGGCGCATAGGCGGAGCTAGGGTTTGCGTGACAAAACCCGAAGCCACGACCGCGAGAGAGAggctgaggaggaggaaggagagagccGCCAGAGCGTCTTGTCTTCGCAAcatcccttcccttcccttctgCTTGCCGAATGCCATCTCCATGTCAACGAAACGAACGATGCTGCTCACTACAAACCGATCATTTTTAACCGCTTCAGATTtcgcgtttttttttcccaacttctcaaaaatcaaatcaaatttcaattttttttgctaaaatttatctGGACTTTTTGGTGTAtgaagtttttgcaaaattcaGAGATACTGCTTGTGAGTGTTTTTTTCGATCCGGTTTTTCGTTGAGTTAcggtatttttattttcttggtttacaccattgatttatataaattgggATGTTCACGGTAACGTATAAGTTACtccaataaaatttttatgctcTTACCGATGGCTGATTCCATAAACATTCACTTCACTTTTCTGGGGGCTAACTATACTCTTTAATCATTTCTGAATTGACAATCAATATTTCTATGAAGAGATTtacttcagtccaacaaaaaataccctCGTGGTACCTAATCATAAATCGTTggatcctactcagctagatccaatagtcagaaatgatttggtaccttaatataccggtacctcgaggtagaggtattttttattaagaccgaagcaaatctcttcTGGGAAACGGGGCAGTTCTATGCTGAATCTGAAATGCGCTAGCAAGCAATTCGTCTGTGTTAGTTCTTGTGGTTGATGATCATCAGCTTATATCTTACTGTTTGTGCATTTCAAAAGTGCTGATAAAATGGTGCGTTTAGATCATTGTAACTTGTAAGCACATAAATGATTCATTAGAATGAAACTGCCAGCTTACCATGCAAAATAAGAGGACGATGtttaatggaaaaagaaaatgacaaatgaaatataatttaagtaaaaattatatatatgtattattagcgatctaaagctaaagttaaaaataaacttcgataaaaaaagaCCTAAAGTCAACTCCAAAGTTATggctgaaatttaaattttattttatagcataagtgaaaagatggggagGAGATCTACTTCAATTGCTTTATGCACCCCACAGCTTTGacacagaaaaacaaatatttgccCGTGAAGATGGCACCAAGATATATGGTATATTGGTATTCACATATACAGAAGATGAAAAAGCTACGAGGAAACCAAATTAGCCTAATATGAAACATTCAAAAAACAATCGACTTAAGACACCCAACGCAACCAGGAGGCACACATCTATAACTTGTAAGCAAATTTGACACCACTGAGAGTAAAATATGGTTTACAAACTCGCTACATTGATAAGAAATAAACAGGGCCATAAACAAGAGCACCACGTGCTCTAAGGTTGTGCTCTACTTTATGGAACTTTCTCTAAATATACTCCCTAAATATTCAGCTTGCTACAGAACACCAGCAATACCCCCTCATAAATAGAAGTATAGACCTGAGTAaacagtataaatatataatctagTCACAGGAAGTCTAACACAACTTAGGACACGTTCTTCTCCCCCTACTACTGAACCACCTTCCCTCATTTTAATGTGCATGCTTTCCGAACTGATAAACggtatgttttttatgaaaattttgtattgggaagttgctttaaaaattcatactacctccgttattattttttgatttttgtgcCTAATGCTTTGACCattgtacaaaaacttaaaaaatagtcacgcataaagtgaTATTcacattttataatttaatcatctagtaacaataaaaatattaatcgtaaaaaaaatcaaataagacgaagagtcaaaacgtTGTAAGAAAAATGaccttattttggaacggaggtagtattaatctattttatatatttttataactattaattaatttaatgtactaatctattaatatgttttccgCGTCAGATAACTACCACCCATCCGAATGCGGCCTTAGCCCTGCTCCTCATCCAAACGAGATGTCCAAGTCCATGATAACCTCTCCACCTTCCATAATTGTTCCAGAATTTTGTTGATCTCCACCTTTCCAAGAGGGAGGAGACAGATGCACCATATGGGTCTGCTTCTTGTGGGAGAGTACCAACACAACCTCTTGACGTTTTAGGTTACCCTTTATACCTGCAGCCAGTAAAATATTTagtgacagaaaaaaaaaggctcaaCATACCTGGACAGAGGATACTGAAAGCTGGCGCTAAGATACTAGTACCATTTCTTGCTAACACAAATCAAATAAAGCTGACATAAAACCTAACATGCTGCTAACGCTGGACACGAACAGAATTCACGTTGCCAAGCGAGTCTGGAGCCAAATTGGACACCCGGTGGCCAGTGGCAAGGAGAGGTTTTCGGAAATACTACAGGAAGAACTTGGACACCATGGTGCTCCTGGTCTCCTGGATGCTTTGGAAGGAAAGGAATGCGAACAAGTTAGCCATTCAAGCGCGCGGTGGTTCCGTGTTTTCAAGGAAGAAGTTGGAGTGTGGTCAGCAGCTGATTTCTTTCGGGAACCTCAAGGGATAGGTTAATGGTCAAAGGAGTAGGGtgtctttttttgttttcttcccaGCTGCGTTTCAGCAGCTGGCTTGGGCTGTTTCAGCCAggattttccttttctcttccgTTTTCTCTTGGTCTGTATACTTGTTCATTCCAATCTTAATGAAATGAGGGATCTAGTCTTTGGCTGCCCCGGCAAAAAACATGCTGCTAATGCTGCAACATTTCCAACATAACTAGAGCAGAGGATTCCATGCAGGATTAATAGGGACAATATGAAtcctataaaaatcaaatagtgCCATTTGCTGTTGCTTCCATTAACATCACTAAAGAACAATGCTTCAAGTCTAACTCTCATATAAAACTATAGAAGCAACGCTAGAACACTGATAATTACCTGGTTGCTGTGGCCACACGTGACACTTCTCGTGGCAGTTGACAGACCTGGGGTGCAGCCGAGCTTAGAACCTGCAGAAGAACAGTGAAGTACATTATTTCGACCTGCTGAACTCAGCCTACCCAAAAGGGGAGCATTATCAGATAGACAGATGTATCGCTACCATGCCATATGATACATGATGGCTGACAAATCACAAGCAAAGAACAACCATGACTCAAGCAAATGCAAAACACAGTGAAACAAAATGTACAGAACTTGGCGGGTCTAATTATGCCTCAAAAGTTTACATCATATAGTGAGTTCACACGTCTAATTGATTCATCATTCCAGCCAAtctgagaatttctcaaatgaCAACCACCTCTAATATACTGCATGGAACTTCTGGATGCAGCACAAGGATACTTAATGATAGCCGActgacatttaaaaaaaactataaaatcactCAACAGGGTATGCTAAGGCAGTGAAATACATCATAAAACACAGTTCATATGAAAATGCACCTCACTGTTTAACACATCTAACATTACTACTTTTGTCTTCCCAACAGATAATGGTAGCATCCAATAACAAATGGCAAACAAATTGTCATGAAATACACATGAGCTGATTGGCAGGTCAGCAGAATGTATGCCTCAAAAGTTAAGCTCATAAGGAGACTTTGCACATATAATTGATTCATAATTCCTGCCAATCTTCCAAGCATAAGTAAATGGCAGATCATCTTGTCCTGGTTGTACTTGAGGACGAGGGTCTGGAGCAAGGGCTCGATAATGCCACCGGGAGGCAGAGGACAAGGTGGATAGTGAACTCTGCGTCCATCCCCCAGCTGCTTACCAACGAAGATCGCTGCTGGTCCGGTGGGATGCCTATGCACAGATAAAGAACAAGTAAGCAACGGTGCAGGCATGAAGAGCGAATGAAACCAAGCAAGCAAAGCTTAAGCCTGCGCATATACCTGGATCTTGGCCTTGACATTGTCAATGGTGTCGCTGCTCTCAACCTTGAGCGTGATGGTCTTCCCCATGAGGGTCCTGACACAGATCTGCATCTTGGTCCAGTGTCAGCAACCTTGCTCTTCTGCTTGATGCTAGGTGGCCTCATCAGTTTACATCTTCCTGCTTGTGCCATTCAAAAGTGCTGATAATATGGTGTGTTTAGGTTGATGTAAGCATAAGAACTAGTGAGAATGAAACAGCTGGTTTACCATGCAAGGTCTACTTTAATTGCTCCCTGCACTTATGGCTTtgataaagaaaacaaatgttcACCGCAAAGATGGCACAAAGATGTTCCAAGCCATCCAGGGCATAACAAATGTTAATTGCAGTCTGCCGATTTCATATTCTAGATTCACATTCACAGAAAATCAAAAGCTACAAGGAAACCAGGTTGCAGCAGAATACCCTAATATGGAGCAATCAAAAAACAATCGACTTTAAGACACCCAACACTACCAGCAGCAAACATCCATAATTTGTGAGCAATTTGACACCAATAAGAGGAAAATATGGTCTACAACCTCCTTacattgattaaaaaataaacagggGCATAAACAAGAGCACACTCTTAAGGTTGTGCTCTAGTAGATggaacttttctataaatataatcccCTGAATATTCATGCTCGCTACAAAATACCTGCAATACCCCTCATAAATAGAACTaataaaacagtagataaataGATATCTGGCCATAAGAAGTCTAACACAAGGCATGAAGATGTGCCACAGTTAGCCATGCCcatcatccaaaaaaaatgtccaAGTCCATTATATCCTCTGTGCCTCCCATACTTGTTCCAAAATTCTGCTGATCTCCACCTTTCCAAGAGGGAGGAGACAGATGCACCATGTGGGTCTGCTTCTTTTGAGAGGGTACCGTCAATACAACCCCTTGTCGCTTTAGGCTACCCTTTAAACCTGCAGCCATGAAAATATTTAGTGACAAAAAAATGGCTCAATAACAACTAAATGGTAGCTcaaatctagataaatatcAGGAGGACTCCTGCGCCTAGATAAAAATCTATGATGGGCagcaaagttgttttttttaaaaaaaatgtatttgccCTTTactcaaattttcaattatacATCTCTATCCATTCCCTCTAAATTTCCATGGTGAGATAAATCAACATAGGTGATGTGCTCTTTCTGTGAAAGCACAAGTGATGCATTTCCACCATCTGTTTCTTAGGTAATGTTTTGTGAGTATAGGAAAAGGCATGCATTCTAGAGTCATATTATCTACAGCCATTTAACTGTGCATTGTTCATAAATCTCCATTCCATTTAATGATGATTTCTTTGCATGTATCCAGGTTGTATCTATGTAATATGTTTTATCAGCTCATCAAAGTGTTCCCTAGTCAACTGTGTCGAGATACTCCTATCTTGTTGACACCAAACAAATATTAGCATCCTGGACTGGAGTACCATGTACACCCAATGCCATAGTAACAGGGTTATCATGCCATACAGCAATGTACCCTGTTCTTGTTAGCAAAGACAAAAGAACATGTTTCCCATTGATTAGCCCATATGCATCGACCTAATAGCTTAGATATTATTATCAACTACAACTTGCAGGTTTGCTGTTTCTGAAAGCAGGAAGGTTATGATGGTTAGAAATGGAACGGATAAGAGTCAGGGATGAACaagtaaaacaaatattaccTGGAGCCATAGGAAGATAGTCTGATATCTTACTGCTCATGTAGCCATAGCCAAAGCAAATAATTCTTTTTGAGCCATACAGAGCCACATCTTTTAGCCTCATGTTCTTCACGTCAACAGCAAGCACCCACGTAATTTCATTCCATTGGTCGACCTTGGCCATGAAGCAAACAGTGTCATCAGAGTGCAAGCTTAGGGTTGGATGGCCCACATAAAGTCTCTCCAAGGTTTGCTGGGGTGTGGCTTGGTCATCCAAAATCTTAGGCAGCAACTCAAAATTCAACGTGTTGCCATCAACAGAGAGATCAGAAGAATTGAGTTTGTAGTCCTGGCGCCAACCCTGCTTCCAAGGATTGGTGGCAGGTGCACTCCAGATGGTAGCAGTCCAACCTCGAGAGAAGGTGCCGTTGCTGCAGGTTCGCCTCGTAAAAACTTGCATCTGAGTGTACCTGATTCGACCTTGGACAACAGCAATGTCACGAAGAGGCCTTGCAGAGCCGCTGAACGGCATGGTGGGTTtgagaggcggcggcagcgggaaGTAGCGGAGCGCAGGGCTGCTGGTGTCAGTGTGTAGAGAGAGAATATCGCAGAAGATGATACCACGGTAGAGGTCGACCCAGCCCATGGTGCCCGCTTTCCCTCCAACAGTGATCGCCTTGGTATTAACATGGGTAAATGATGGGTCGACCAGGCCATGCAGGGAGAGTGGATGGCAGCTCCAAGCATCTGCACCGGAGTGGTAGACGTGGAGGGCGTACTCAAAGAATCCTGAAGTGTGGGTGTTACAGAGTGCAGCAACGACGAAGGTACCATCGTCAGGGACAGGATGTGGGTGCAGGCCCAATCTCCTGGGGTCAAGGCGGCGGCTTGGAGTAGCAGAGCCGCAGCGCAGCAGGCCAACCTCGTTGTCAATGAACCTGTCGATGGCAGGGTGCGGGAGCAAGCGCAGTTTGGTGGCGGCGGAGTGATAGACGAAGTAGTCATAGCAGCTTCCATCGTAGCGGTTGTCCCAGGGCCCTAGGGCGAgtcggaggaggacgaggtcCGCCTCCGTGGCCATGATGGTGGGCTCCGCCGCGAACTTGGTGGGATCCAATCCAGGGCAGTGGACGCACATGTAGGAGAcgctcggcggcggggcggtcCAGAAGGATACCTCGATGGGCTGGCCGCTCCTGGTTTGGGACTTCGCGGTGGTGGCGTTGGGGTGGTTGGCCATGAAGGCCTGCAAATCGAGGAGGACCCaaggcgtcggcgtcgccgtcgcagcgGTGGCGTGTGCCGGCGGGTTCAGGGACTCCTCCATGATGGTCGGCCACCCCGTGTACGAAC
This window harbors:
- the LOC102714952 gene encoding uncharacterized protein LOC102714952; this translates as MRASSAPMEPSSAPRRSAAPDPKKPRLAQHPPPPPAPAPRDPRSYAAANGAVDQAQVDELVVQYRAALAELTFNSKPIITNLTIIAGENLHAAKPIASLICANILEVPSEQKLPSLYLLDSIVKNIGKDYVKHFSARLPEVFCKAYRQVDSSIHNSMRHLFGTWKGVFSPASLQLIEKELGFQSSTNGSSGAAPSKPDSQSNRPSHSIHVNPKYLEARQQLQPNKGILGAGAKTTTVSDSGDDIERTSRTTIDRGAGRRLDALNSRPRAQRDPFSNPIHEKQDRDMRAVGFSNISQQPVVVTAQVRSKPKGQDGSGGPYYTAGVGSSEEQFDRRSSFYANKDVKPSGSARLDTALLPTPVSNSDRIGRQSSNKSWKNSEEEEYMWDDVRFQGADYGGTSSTRKREWMPDDGNVGNFQRVKWAEAGGPLDPDLHKLDNFQRFGSAMGQDRRTAPYMDHEEDLHGKREVEPRIDRDMLPEGQLLSSSRGSSLWLSQEKPVPGIGSDPRISTFSNQPADRSTIYPATLSTSITSSVPVGLSGAYAGRSSLEHANIVPTRSTETIAQQKNRYWSASSPPIQSTPASFVRQNSPSPAEVDYPSRPFSQLGQNPPEDYNQRAHALAQNAALSQGRPNLLGGPSQASQQIEKHPALQSKQHIKPPDQLQASFSLENSSSLFKPSIQLPISVGMGHQQPEEVSLPSASTLMSSDHLSASNLLAGLIKSGFKPNEQPPLPSGPPPHVSTSLPASSSSIHLPVSDTLKPQSSNSQRPPLPPGLPLSLPFVCPTTQTSEKAAPLTSLLSSLVAKGLISSPSTDSTVAVSQQPSKSDLNTPDLTTSAPSLPFVQPSVKKETAHQNSSAPTKAQVPQPAEVKVKPAEIKMLDLIGFEFKPEMLRKYHEHVISTLFDDQSHQCNTCGLRFRLEEELSVHTACHESKQTEAKNIGIAPEKWYPSKNSWIDRSNEVQNSVLESASSDADLTSEDEACELMVPADESQIICVLCGERFDDIYSAEKDSWMYKDAVYFDSPKIEGSSGDSAESKGRVPIVHARCMSNDGMEVD
- the LOC102715238 gene encoding uncharacterized protein LOC102715238; the protein is MAGGESDDSSGSYTGWPTIMEESLNPPAHATAATATPTPWVLLDLQAFMANHPNATTAKSQTRSGQPIEVSFWTAPPPSVSYMCVHCPGLDPTKFAAEPTIMATEADLVLLRLALGPWDNRYDGSCYDYFVYHSAATKLRLLPHPAIDRFIDNEVGLLRCGSATPSRRLDPRRLGLHPHPVPDDGTFVVAALCNTHTSGFFEYALHVYHSGADAWSCHPLSLHGLVDPSFTHVNTKAITVGGKAGTMGWVDLYRGIIFCDILSLHTDTSSPALRYFPLPPPLKPTMPFSGSARPLRDIAVVQGRIRYTQMQVFTRRTCSNGTFSRGWTATIWSAPATNPWKQGWRQDYKLNSSDLSVDGNTLNFELLPKILDDQATPQQTLERLYVGHPTLSLHSDDTVCFMAKVDQWNEITWVLAVDVKNMRLKDVALYGSKRIICFGYGYMSSKISDYLPMAPGLKGSLKRQGVVLTVPSQKKQTHMVHLSPPSWKGGDQQNFGTSMGGTEDIMDLDIFFG